One genomic window of Legionella jordanis includes the following:
- a CDS encoding lipopolysaccharide biosynthesis protein: protein MDFAFNLLIIIADQFMLFIINMLVARNAGPALFGDFTVATNALLLIATVITFGIDSIIAYYVPKFYVKKQYHDIVALTVSVKNFLTPIYRTLFLGGILLSLGIIGLSFSLEHLKFFEIGHPLALFLWGAVAISLYSIYLQFLRAVDYMRTAVIMSLVQTIFYFLGGLVTYFYLYPLIFHDDPNYFPHIMIMAFLLSYMLFLMVMVVLQRSTKLQIFLNLKGKTAMPIEVWRVKIYGYTIQNLNKYIFTAIPLLVIEWLGHNDHEVGLFSAVVSIISLGFIAISPIGILIGPDISASFAHGREVLLKTMRKYLAICAAIACIIALILGLFAEEILKLYQSSFLDALPYTYICLINIFTYAISMPLSKMIQYSKEGSRIGARLAISLLLLQFMACALLIPTLELKGAIICYIGINIIYNICMIAIAVGIYRYDSFAKDF, encoded by the coding sequence ATGGATTTCGCATTTAATTTGTTGATCATCATCGCCGATCAATTCATGCTCTTTATCATCAACATGCTTGTAGCCAGGAATGCGGGTCCGGCTTTATTCGGCGACTTTACTGTTGCGACGAATGCATTGTTGCTTATCGCGACAGTAATTACCTTTGGCATTGATTCCATCATAGCCTATTATGTACCAAAATTTTACGTTAAAAAACAATACCACGATATTGTTGCCCTAACCGTTTCCGTCAAAAACTTTTTGACTCCTATCTATAGAACGTTGTTTTTAGGCGGCATTCTGCTAAGCCTTGGAATAATTGGATTAAGTTTTTCCTTAGAACACCTTAAATTCTTTGAAATTGGCCATCCACTGGCTCTTTTTCTCTGGGGAGCAGTGGCCATTTCGCTATACAGCATCTATTTGCAATTTTTAAGGGCAGTGGATTACATGCGCACTGCCGTCATCATGAGTTTAGTGCAGACAATTTTTTATTTTCTGGGCGGCTTGGTTACTTATTTTTATCTTTACCCTCTCATTTTTCATGATGATCCAAATTATTTTCCGCACATCATGATCATGGCTTTTTTACTTAGCTATATGCTTTTTCTTATGGTCATGGTGGTCCTGCAGCGCAGCACGAAATTGCAGATATTTCTGAATTTAAAAGGCAAAACTGCAATGCCTATTGAGGTTTGGAGAGTGAAAATTTATGGATACACCATACAGAATCTCAATAAATATATTTTTACTGCCATTCCTCTTTTAGTGATTGAGTGGCTTGGCCATAATGACCATGAAGTGGGGCTGTTTTCAGCTGTGGTATCCATCATTTCTCTGGGATTCATTGCCATTAGCCCAATCGGTATTTTGATAGGGCCGGATATTTCTGCTTCCTTTGCCCATGGACGAGAAGTTTTATTGAAAACCATGCGAAAATATTTGGCAATTTGCGCCGCCATTGCCTGTATCATTGCATTAATTCTTGGTTTGTTTGCCGAGGAAATTTTAAAGTTGTATCAATCCAGTTTCCTTGATGCTCTTCCTTATACCTATATTTGTTTGATTAATATTTTTACCTATGCGATATCAATGCCGTTGTCAAAGATGATTCAGTATTCAAAGGAAGGAAGCAGGATAGGGGCTCGGTTAGCGATTTCTCTGTTGCTGTTGCAATTTATGGCTTGTGCCTTACTCATCCCTACATTGGAATTGAAGGGGGCCATTATTTGTTATATTGGTATAAATATAATTTACAATATTTGCATGATAGCTATTGCCGTTGGCATTTACAGGTATGATAGTTTTGCCAAGGATTTTTAA
- the recN gene encoding DNA repair protein RecN, translating into MLTTLRIEHFAIVKELELDFSSGMTAFTGETGAGKSIMIDALLLALGGRADVSVIRPGEEKCDISASFQIEKDSEPFRWLQANDLDCEEETVILRRVLYVEGRSKSYINGHPFPLQKVKELSEMLVHIHGQHEHQTLMQHSTHREQLDRYAGHFDLLAQVQGLHKSCQKIKQELDFLTSQGEANHKIELLQFQIEELQAANIQANEMQLLHEEHQLLHHAQDYLQAAQQIHQLLNDDDAFNIGQALNQILQILQTLPQEQSHVKNSQELINNAIIQCEEVLDEIKQFSEQIQLDPERLQEVEERMSVLHQLGRKYHVDANFLPQHVVVLKDELQQINNAEHKIAQLQRDYQAQLKQFEASAHKLRESRQLHAKKLSADITSIIQQLGMPKGQVSIDITPLDKMQAHGLDRVEYKVCTNPGQSPDSLAKIASGGELSRISLAIQMITAQRGSTPTLLFDEVDVGIGGPTAALVGQLLRKLGERLQVFCVTHQPQVASCAHHHFVVEKHSDNQHTYSRIIALDEHEKVNEIARMLGGLTITEQTRSHARELLAQQA; encoded by the coding sequence ATGCTAACGACCCTTCGCATAGAACATTTTGCCATCGTTAAAGAGTTAGAACTTGATTTCTCTTCTGGAATGACGGCTTTTACTGGTGAAACCGGAGCTGGAAAATCCATCATGATCGATGCCTTACTCTTGGCTTTAGGTGGACGCGCTGATGTTTCAGTCATAAGGCCCGGCGAGGAAAAATGCGACATCAGTGCCAGTTTTCAAATAGAAAAAGACTCAGAACCATTTCGTTGGTTGCAGGCGAATGATTTAGACTGTGAAGAAGAAACGGTTATTTTAAGACGAGTTCTTTATGTCGAAGGACGTTCTAAATCCTACATTAATGGCCATCCATTTCCTTTGCAAAAAGTGAAGGAATTGAGCGAAATGCTGGTTCATATTCATGGCCAACATGAACATCAGACCCTCATGCAACACAGTACTCACCGAGAGCAGCTCGACCGTTATGCTGGCCATTTCGATTTACTGGCGCAAGTGCAAGGATTGCATAAATCATGTCAAAAAATTAAGCAGGAATTGGATTTTTTAACCAGCCAAGGAGAAGCCAATCACAAGATTGAGCTGTTGCAATTTCAAATTGAAGAGTTGCAAGCTGCTAATATTCAAGCCAATGAAATGCAATTGCTGCATGAAGAACACCAATTGCTGCACCACGCACAGGATTATTTGCAGGCCGCGCAGCAAATTCATCAACTGCTTAATGACGATGATGCGTTTAACATTGGTCAGGCATTAAATCAGATTTTGCAAATACTGCAAACGTTACCTCAGGAACAAAGCCATGTAAAAAACAGTCAGGAACTCATCAACAATGCCATAATTCAGTGCGAAGAAGTGCTTGATGAAATTAAGCAGTTCTCCGAGCAAATACAACTGGATCCTGAGCGATTGCAAGAAGTGGAAGAACGCATGAGTGTTTTGCATCAGCTGGGACGCAAATATCATGTGGATGCAAATTTTCTACCACAACATGTGGTGGTGCTTAAAGACGAATTGCAACAAATTAATAATGCTGAACATAAAATTGCACAACTGCAACGCGATTATCAAGCTCAGCTTAAGCAATTTGAAGCAAGTGCTCATAAACTCAGAGAATCAAGGCAACTGCATGCGAAGAAATTGTCCGCAGACATAACATCCATTATCCAACAACTTGGCATGCCAAAGGGCCAAGTCAGCATTGATATTACTCCTTTGGATAAGATGCAAGCCCATGGACTGGATAGGGTTGAATACAAAGTCTGCACCAACCCGGGCCAGTCACCGGACAGTTTGGCAAAAATCGCTTCCGGAGGAGAGCTTTCAAGAATTAGCCTTGCCATTCAAATGATTACTGCGCAACGAGGCTCAACACCCACTTTATTGTTTGACGAAGTGGATGTGGGTATCGGTGGTCCAACAGCGGCATTGGTTGGCCAATTGCTTCGGAAGTTGGGTGAGCGCCTACAAGTGTTCTGCGTCACTCATCAACCGCAAGTGGCATCTTGCGCCCATCATCATTTTGTTGTTGAGAAGCACAGTGACAACCAGCACACTTATTCCCGCATCATCGCCCTGGATGAACATGAGAAGGTGAATGAGATTGCCCGTATGCTGGGTGGCTTAACCATTACAGAACAAACTCGCTCTCATGCGAGGGAATTGCTGGCTCAACAAGCCTAA
- a CDS encoding branched-chain amino acid transport system II carrier protein, giving the protein MRQYKSIFIYGFAIFAMFFGSGNLVFPLQIGQAAGDSWMVAFFGLLLTGIFLPLTGLFVIKLYQGNYQAFFGEAGKIAAVLLPLFMLSLLGSFGVVPRCITVAYGSFLYLMPNINLACFSILFCTLTFIFCLNDKVMIKILGKWMSPILLITLIVLISIAAFKAPGNMSHASSASAFGYGFRTGYQTMDLFAAFFFSALIFTQIQQALPQAQPREVLIFAVKSSLLGALLLSLIYLGFVFLGSHYAFLIANRAPELMLPSIAKEALGEFATLFMGVAMFLSCLTTAVALNNLYARYLCSMLKLQDNKFSIVLLFTTGLSFIMSLMDFKGIAAFLAPILELTYPGIIALTLMAIVIKGRQSLKKTVFYVMTLLMCLPLAMH; this is encoded by the coding sequence GGTTGCCTTTTTTGGCTTGCTTTTAACTGGAATATTTCTCCCTCTAACGGGATTATTTGTTATTAAGCTCTATCAAGGCAATTATCAGGCTTTTTTTGGGGAAGCAGGAAAAATTGCCGCCGTGCTCCTGCCTCTTTTCATGTTGTCTTTACTAGGCTCTTTTGGAGTAGTACCTCGCTGCATTACCGTTGCTTATGGCAGTTTTCTTTATTTGATGCCCAATATTAATTTGGCTTGCTTCAGCATTCTTTTTTGCACCTTAACTTTCATTTTCTGCTTAAACGATAAGGTGATGATTAAAATCCTTGGCAAATGGATGAGCCCCATTCTGCTCATAACACTCATTGTCTTAATCTCCATTGCGGCTTTTAAAGCGCCTGGAAACATGAGCCATGCATCCAGTGCCAGTGCTTTTGGCTATGGGTTTAGGACTGGATACCAAACTATGGATTTGTTTGCTGCATTCTTTTTTTCTGCCCTTATTTTTACACAAATCCAGCAAGCCCTACCCCAGGCCCAACCCCGTGAGGTGTTGATTTTTGCCGTCAAATCCAGTCTTTTGGGAGCTTTGCTGTTGTCGCTGATTTATTTGGGTTTTGTCTTTTTAGGCTCTCATTATGCTTTTCTAATCGCGAATCGTGCCCCAGAACTGATGTTGCCCTCCATTGCGAAAGAAGCATTAGGGGAATTTGCAACACTGTTTATGGGAGTTGCGATGTTTTTATCTTGTTTAACCACTGCTGTGGCCCTCAATAATTTGTATGCACGTTACCTCTGTTCAATGCTAAAACTACAGGATAATAAATTCTCAATTGTCTTATTGTTTACCACTGGCTTATCTTTTATCATGTCCCTAATGGACTTTAAGGGCATTGCTGCTTTCTTGGCTCCAATCCTTGAACTCACCTATCCAGGAATTATTGCATTGACGCTGATGGCCATTGTAATCAAAGGTCGGCAGTCTCTAAAAAAGACCGTCTTTTATGTAATGACCTTGTTAATGTGCCTACCACTCGCCATGCATTGA
- a CDS encoding DUF3309 family protein, translating to MSLVILLILILILVGVAPAWPYSRGWGYRPAGGVGLLVLILVILLLLNVVPS from the coding sequence ATGAGTCTCGTCATCCTATTGATTCTAATTTTAATTTTGGTCGGAGTTGCGCCAGCTTGGCCTTATAGCCGCGGATGGGGATATCGGCCGGCCGGAGGGGTAGGTCTGCTGGTTCTTATCCTGGTTATTTTACTGCTGTTAAACGTTGTGCCTAGTTAG
- the typA gene encoding translational GTPase TypA, whose amino-acid sequence MIEKIRNIAIIAHVDHGKTTLVDKLLQQTGTLSERGPKVERVMDSNALEKERGITILAKNTCVNWQGYQINIVDTPGHADFGGEVERILTMVDSVLLLVDAVDGPMPQTRFVTQKAFARGLKPIVVINKIDRPGARPHWVMDQVFDLFDNLGATDEQLDFPVVYASALNGYAKLDLNDHSDDMSPLLQTIIEKVAPPDVDEEGPFQMQISSLDYSSYVGTIGIGRITRGQIKAKSAVKIIDKEGEVRSGRLLQLLGFKGLERVEVEEARAGDIIAITGIEQLNISDTLCDPNHVEALPALMVDEPTISMIFQINDSPFAGQEGKFVTSRKVRERLQTELLHNVALRVEDTEDPDKFRVSGRGELHLSILIENMRREGYELAICKPEVILREEEGEQQEPYERLTVDVEETHQGTIMEKLGERRGELQNMLPDGKGRVRLDYVIPTRGLIGFHTEFLSSTSGTGLMYHVYDHYGPAVRGRIGKRNNGVLIANCQGAARAFALFNLQERGRLFIEPQTQCYEGMIVGIHSRDNDLVVNVTKEKQLTNIRASGSDENILLTPAIKLSLEQALEFIDDDELVEVTPQSIRLRKKALKENERKRASRSSEE is encoded by the coding sequence ATGATTGAAAAAATTCGCAATATTGCCATTATCGCCCACGTCGATCATGGTAAAACCACATTAGTTGATAAATTGTTGCAGCAGACAGGCACCCTAAGTGAGCGTGGCCCGAAAGTTGAACGCGTAATGGACTCTAATGCATTGGAAAAGGAACGAGGCATTACCATTCTGGCCAAGAATACTTGCGTAAACTGGCAAGGCTATCAAATCAATATTGTCGACACCCCGGGGCATGCTGATTTTGGCGGGGAAGTTGAGCGAATATTAACCATGGTAGACAGCGTTTTGCTTTTGGTTGATGCGGTCGATGGCCCAATGCCACAAACCCGCTTTGTAACACAAAAAGCATTTGCCAGAGGATTAAAACCCATCGTGGTTATTAACAAAATTGACCGACCTGGAGCTCGCCCCCATTGGGTGATGGATCAGGTATTTGACTTATTTGATAATCTTGGTGCAACGGATGAGCAGCTTGATTTTCCAGTCGTTTATGCCTCCGCGCTCAATGGTTATGCCAAACTTGATTTGAATGACCATTCTGATGACATGTCACCCTTATTGCAGACCATCATCGAAAAAGTGGCACCTCCTGATGTGGATGAAGAAGGACCTTTCCAAATGCAAATCAGCTCTTTGGATTATTCATCCTACGTCGGCACCATAGGCATTGGCCGAATCACCCGTGGTCAAATCAAGGCAAAATCTGCGGTCAAAATCATCGACAAAGAAGGCGAGGTACGCAGCGGTCGTTTGTTGCAGTTACTTGGCTTTAAAGGGCTTGAGCGCGTTGAAGTTGAAGAGGCTCGAGCAGGAGATATCATTGCCATTACCGGCATCGAGCAGCTTAATATTTCAGATACCCTATGCGACCCCAACCACGTTGAAGCTTTGCCAGCTCTGATGGTGGATGAACCAACCATCAGCATGATTTTTCAAATCAATGATTCCCCCTTTGCCGGACAAGAAGGAAAGTTTGTGACCAGTCGCAAAGTAAGGGAGCGCTTACAAACCGAATTGTTGCATAATGTCGCTCTTCGTGTTGAAGATACAGAAGATCCCGATAAATTCCGTGTTTCCGGTCGTGGTGAGTTGCATTTATCCATTCTAATTGAAAACATGCGACGTGAAGGCTATGAATTGGCCATCTGCAAACCTGAAGTGATTCTGCGTGAAGAGGAGGGCGAGCAGCAGGAACCCTACGAACGCCTTACCGTTGATGTTGAGGAAACCCACCAGGGCACTATTATGGAAAAGTTGGGCGAGCGTCGTGGCGAGCTGCAAAATATGCTTCCCGATGGCAAAGGTCGTGTTCGCCTCGATTACGTTATCCCTACGCGAGGCTTGATTGGCTTTCATACTGAATTTCTATCCAGCACGTCCGGAACCGGGTTAATGTATCATGTCTATGATCATTATGGCCCAGCCGTTCGTGGACGAATTGGCAAACGCAATAACGGCGTTCTGATTGCCAATTGCCAGGGAGCTGCCAGAGCGTTTGCCTTGTTTAACTTGCAGGAACGTGGCCGATTGTTCATTGAACCGCAAACCCAGTGTTATGAGGGAATGATTGTCGGTATTCACTCACGCGATAACGATTTAGTGGTTAATGTGACTAAGGAAAAACAATTAACGAACATTCGAGCGTCAGGAAGTGACGAGAACATCTTGTTGACGCCGGCAATTAAGTTATCCTTGGAGCAAGCACTGGAGTTCATTGATGATGACGAGCTCGTTGAAGTGACTCCACAATCCATTCGCTTGCGCAAAAAAGCACTCAAAGAAAATGAACGTAAACGTGCATCAAGAAGTAGCGAAGAATAA
- a CDS encoding class II glutamine amidotransferase, translating to MCRFVAYLGHEALLADVLVKPINSIVMQSLHARESSMPTNGDGFGLGWYNPSISSEPALFTSISPAWNDRNLLQLTAKIKSPCFFAHVRAAGAGGVTNYNCHPFTHGSWMLMHNGDIADFILVKRHLRHLLDDDIYHWIQGETDSEHLFALFLQLAKGKDLSQLSVVADVLEETFAQVNELVKYFGASDSSFFNICLTDGERLVASRYTTHKKIKPESLHYFLGDCFVTFGHQSSETTDQIHQCVLVASEKLTDFKTDWQDVPANHFLLVDKNHGISIRPIK from the coding sequence ATGTGTCGTTTTGTCGCTTATTTGGGCCATGAAGCGTTGTTGGCTGATGTACTGGTAAAGCCGATTAATTCCATCGTCATGCAAAGCCTGCATGCCAGGGAATCCAGCATGCCTACGAATGGAGATGGTTTTGGTCTGGGCTGGTATAATCCATCCATTAGCTCAGAACCGGCGCTGTTTACATCGATTTCCCCTGCCTGGAATGACAGGAATCTTTTACAACTTACCGCCAAGATTAAATCACCCTGCTTTTTTGCACATGTACGTGCGGCTGGAGCGGGAGGAGTAACCAACTACAATTGCCATCCTTTTACACATGGCTCATGGATGCTCATGCATAATGGTGACATTGCTGATTTCATCCTGGTTAAGAGGCATCTAAGGCATTTATTGGATGATGATATTTATCATTGGATTCAGGGAGAGACGGATTCTGAACACCTTTTTGCTTTATTTCTGCAGTTGGCCAAAGGGAAAGATCTGAGTCAATTAAGTGTGGTAGCAGACGTCTTGGAAGAAACCTTTGCCCAAGTGAACGAATTAGTAAAATATTTTGGTGCAAGTGATTCGTCATTTTTTAATATCTGTCTAACCGATGGCGAAAGGCTGGTTGCTAGCCGCTACACCACCCATAAAAAGATAAAACCGGAAAGTTTGCATTATTTCCTAGGCGATTGCTTCGTAACTTTTGGTCATCAATCGTCAGAAACAACCGATCAGATTCATCAATGTGTTTTGGTTGCTTCGGAAAAATTGACGGATTTTAAAACAGATTGGCAGGATGTTCCCGCGAATCATTTTTTATTGGTGGATAAAAATCATGGAATAAGTATACGACCGATAAAATGA
- a CDS encoding EAL domain-containing protein produces the protein MYDTKSNIKVLIIDDNPAIHADFKKILGPKESIEHLRLNSLDSQLFDEPGNSSGFPHFKLDSAMQGYEAVVKVDQALKQNEPYAVAFLDIRMPPGIDGIETAKKIWQLDPNIQIVLCTAYSDYTWEETIRYLGQRDNLLILKKPFDPITVRQLCCALCHKWQLLQESREYTEQLENKVQERTQSLQELLSVTRSTLESSADGILVMNNLNQVIDFNENLRKLFKIPDEVISSKDANYLLHHIAQKISQPDIFLTLAEKLSKSNSKTKTISLKCKDNHILEIYTQPYKMKDKVSGRIWCFRDITKRAQLEEQLQYQATHDSLTDLPNRILLTERLSQILSQSRRHGNHFCVLFVDLDRFKLINDSFNHIAGDKLLQDVVRRLRAVMREEDILARLGGDEFIAVLDSLQDEAHTANIAQKLLEVFSDPFIINGHEITVTASIGIATYPRDGESIDELLRNADIAMYRAKEQGGNQFQFYTHSLGQKSLAKLTLESELHRAIENEEFILCYQPQIDLATRKLVSAEALIRWQHPERGIILPIDFIPVAEESGLIIPIGEWVLREACRQNKRWQELGFPRIRVAVNVATKQLKQRNFKTVVERILTETGLNPQDLEIEITENIVLTGREAMSIFNDLKQLGVNLALDNFGSGYTILNHLKLFPIDRLKIDPSYITHIHSSKVDEIIIEAIITLAKNLNLDVLAEGVESKEQIDFLKDRQCNGVQGYYFCKPLDVTDFQHFLQNTFSS, from the coding sequence ATGTACGACACAAAGAGCAATATAAAAGTCCTCATTATTGATGATAATCCTGCTATCCATGCGGATTTTAAAAAAATATTAGGTCCCAAGGAATCAATTGAGCATCTGAGATTAAACAGCTTGGACAGCCAGTTGTTCGATGAACCCGGCAACAGTTCAGGCTTCCCTCATTTTAAACTTGATAGTGCCATGCAGGGATATGAAGCCGTTGTTAAAGTTGATCAGGCATTGAAGCAGAATGAGCCTTATGCAGTAGCGTTTTTGGACATTCGCATGCCTCCCGGAATCGATGGAATTGAAACAGCAAAAAAAATTTGGCAGCTCGATCCCAATATACAAATTGTGCTTTGTACGGCTTATTCTGATTACACTTGGGAAGAAACCATCCGCTATCTGGGACAAAGAGACAATTTACTCATTCTGAAAAAACCGTTTGACCCCATTACGGTTAGGCAACTTTGCTGTGCACTTTGCCATAAATGGCAATTGCTACAAGAATCCCGCGAGTACACGGAACAACTAGAAAACAAAGTACAGGAAAGAACCCAGTCCCTGCAGGAATTATTATCAGTAACGAGAAGCACGTTGGAATCGTCTGCCGATGGCATTCTAGTGATGAACAATCTGAATCAGGTTATTGATTTTAATGAGAATTTGAGAAAATTATTTAAAATTCCCGATGAAGTTATTTCAAGCAAAGACGCCAATTATCTCCTCCATCATATTGCTCAGAAAATATCGCAACCAGATATATTTTTGACCTTAGCAGAAAAACTTTCGAAATCGAACAGCAAAACCAAAACAATCTCTTTAAAGTGCAAAGACAATCATATCCTCGAAATTTACACTCAACCTTATAAAATGAAGGATAAAGTCTCAGGTCGAATCTGGTGCTTTCGCGATATTACTAAACGGGCTCAGCTGGAAGAGCAACTTCAATATCAGGCTACGCATGATTCCTTAACCGATCTGCCCAACCGTATTTTACTCACCGAGAGGTTATCGCAAATTCTCTCTCAATCAAGACGGCATGGAAATCATTTTTGTGTTTTATTTGTTGATTTAGATAGATTTAAACTTATCAATGATAGTTTTAACCACATTGCGGGTGACAAACTGCTGCAAGATGTGGTTCGGCGTCTTCGTGCCGTGATGCGTGAAGAAGACATTCTCGCGAGATTGGGGGGAGATGAATTCATTGCTGTTCTTGATTCGTTACAAGATGAAGCACACACGGCAAACATTGCTCAAAAACTACTCGAGGTTTTTTCTGACCCATTTATTATCAATGGCCATGAAATCACAGTTACAGCCAGCATTGGCATTGCGACCTATCCTCGAGATGGCGAGAGCATCGATGAATTACTACGTAATGCCGACATCGCCATGTACAGAGCCAAAGAGCAAGGCGGCAATCAATTTCAATTTTATACACACAGTCTTGGCCAAAAGAGCCTAGCCAAACTGACACTTGAAAGTGAATTACACCGAGCAATTGAAAATGAAGAATTCATCTTATGCTATCAACCGCAAATTGACTTAGCCACAAGGAAATTGGTTTCTGCTGAGGCGCTAATACGATGGCAACATCCCGAGAGAGGCATTATTTTGCCGATTGACTTTATACCCGTTGCCGAAGAATCCGGCCTAATTATTCCAATTGGTGAATGGGTTTTAAGAGAAGCATGTCGGCAAAATAAACGTTGGCAAGAATTAGGCTTTCCGAGGATACGGGTGGCTGTCAATGTGGCAACCAAGCAGCTTAAGCAACGCAATTTTAAGACAGTGGTCGAAAGGATACTGACAGAAACTGGTTTAAACCCCCAAGACCTGGAAATTGAAATTACCGAAAACATTGTGCTTACAGGAAGAGAAGCCATGTCCATTTTTAATGATTTAAAACAATTGGGCGTTAATCTGGCTTTGGACAATTTCGGTTCAGGGTATACGATCTTGAACCATTTAAAACTATTCCCCATTGACCGCCTAAAGATTGATCCATCCTACATTACTCATATTCATTCGAGTAAAGTCGATGAAATAATCATCGAAGCCATCATCACTTTAGCTAAAAACTTAAACCTTGATGTATTGGCTGAAGGCGTTGAATCAAAAGAACAAATTGATTTTTTAAAGGATCGTCAATGCAACGGCGTCCAGGGATATTATTTTTGTAAGCCCCTTGATGTAACCGATTTCCAGCACTTTCTGCAGAATACTTTCAGTAGTTAA
- a CDS encoding NAD(+) kinase, which yields MKQKFKRVILYARQHRANQGVNESLHRLVDFLHRAQVDTYLDVDTATYFDVNLPTLERRLMGKKQDLIVVVGGDGSLLSAARMAIKVNVPVIGINRGRLGFLTDISPDNIEEQLSAVLSGKYEEEHRFLLHTCIHDGETIYFEGDALNDVVLGRGNETHLIEFDVFINQRFVSRYRSDGMILATPTGSTAYALSAGGPIMHPQLNAIVLVPMFSHSLNSRPFVVDGEVKIDLKISARNESDLRISCDGHESRLVKPGQLVSIEKNTQQLRLLHPLDYHYYDTLRLKLGWESRHQG from the coding sequence ATGAAACAAAAATTTAAACGCGTAATCCTTTATGCCCGCCAACATCGAGCCAACCAAGGGGTAAACGAAAGCTTACATCGCCTGGTTGACTTTTTGCATCGCGCACAAGTGGATACCTATCTCGACGTAGATACCGCCACCTATTTCGACGTCAATCTACCCACTCTTGAACGCCGTTTAATGGGAAAAAAACAGGATTTAATTGTTGTTGTGGGTGGCGACGGCAGCTTGTTATCGGCTGCCCGCATGGCCATTAAAGTTAATGTACCGGTCATTGGCATCAACCGTGGACGACTGGGTTTTTTAACCGATATTTCACCCGATAACATTGAGGAGCAACTTTCAGCCGTTTTATCAGGTAAGTACGAAGAGGAGCATCGTTTTCTACTTCACACCTGCATTCACGATGGCGAGACCATTTATTTCGAAGGAGATGCCCTTAATGATGTGGTCTTAGGCCGTGGTAATGAAACCCATCTGATTGAATTTGATGTATTCATTAATCAACGCTTTGTTAGCCGTTATCGCTCGGATGGGATGATCCTTGCCACACCTACCGGTTCCACAGCTTACGCTTTATCAGCAGGCGGGCCCATTATGCACCCACAATTAAACGCCATCGTTTTAGTACCCATGTTTTCTCACAGCCTGAACTCACGCCCTTTTGTGGTCGATGGTGAAGTCAAAATTGATTTAAAAATCAGCGCCCGGAACGAAAGTGATTTGCGCATCAGCTGCGATGGGCATGAGTCTCGACTGGTTAAACCAGGCCAGTTGGTTTCTATTGAAAAAAACACGCAACAACTTCGTCTATTGCATCCTCTTGATTATCATTATTATGATACATTACGCCTTAAATTAGGCTGGGAATCCAGACATCAAGGATAG